The sequence below is a genomic window from Rattus rattus isolate New Zealand chromosome 3, Rrattus_CSIRO_v1, whole genome shotgun sequence.
ATACACATTGTTCTTATGAAAAGCAGAATATAGACTTGATGAGAAGTGTGTAAAAAGAACAACTAACTTAATTCACCTTGAGCAGATTATGACAATGAATAGAGAACACATGATTGCAAAAAGTATAGCAGAATTATAGTATACTGCTCAGTTCATACAAATGTCATTACAGTTGTGTCTATCACACTTTTTCCTCATTCGTGGtttctttactcttctttctTATTCACTGGTTTGGAACATTGTGTCACTAAATAGCAGTAGTTGTCTTACAACTAGCTACATAAaccaacctggccttgaactcacagagatatgtcTACCTGATCGCCTTTCTGACTCTGGTCTACTAGAGAATAATGTGTTAACCCACCTACTACTCATGACtccattccatttttattttaaattattttttcacacaatatatccCAAATTTGGTTTATTCACTGCCATGAATCTCAAAAATGTTCCCATGTAATGAAAGACATGCTTTCCATTCTTCTCCCATTTTTGAATACTCAAAGTATATTTTTCACAACAAATGGTAATTAAAACAGATAATGAAATGTTGCCTCATTTTAGCAATATTTCTAAGATGGAATAAGTGAAGTAACTTTAGCAAACATATACAGTAACCTTTACTCAAATTGAAATGTAGCTTTATCCACTAGCCAATTAATATTGTGCCCATTCATCATACAATAGTTCAAAGTTTAACAGTCAGATTTCTTTATTGATTACGCAGCTACATGCTTCACTGACTTATAGATTTTCTTCTAACCAGTTAATATACTTATCTCTTAATTTTAAtcctaaatttaaaaacactGGAGCCCTGGTGAATGATAGGACTCCATGTACTCCTTTCTCTATATGCTCATGAGTAACTTGAACCCCAACATTTCTAAGCCGTGAGATGTAAATGAGACTGTCATCTCTTAAGAGATCATGTTCACAAGTGACAATGTATGTCAATGGCAAACTCTGTAACTGTGAGTCATTGACTAGCAAAGGCGACAACCTGCTATCCACAAGTACTGGATAGGAAACATTCAATTTTCCAAGAACTGGTTCAGTGTAAACATGGTTCTTTTTGTACTTCTCAGGAAGGAAGTCACTCCAGTTAACAAACTTGAATAGGTGTCTCGATTCTTCAGGCATGTGCTCGTTCCTCAGTGCAGCCTGGGGTAGAGCTTGGTCTTCAGTCACATATAGGCACACCAACTTAATTATCATCTCCCTGGTCAGAATTGGACCATGTTGATACTCTTGATGGGATGGTAACAAAGTGTCAAGTAACTGTAGGCCTGGATACATCAAGGCTTGTGCTTTAATTCTATCTTTGAAGTTTGGATCATTCTGTAgctagaaaaataatgaaatctaaTGAATTAATAGGTTTCAAACAAAAGGACCGACAATTTCATTTTAGTAGCtagaagtaaataaaatcatCTGAATCTCTCGTCAATTTTCTTAT
It includes:
- the LOC116895481 gene encoding arylacetamide deacetylase-like 2 isoform X1, with product MGFKALCVGLLCVSFLSYIYTPMPDNIEETWKVMALDAVAKTCNLVATLCDNIGLMKYEDVLAILASAHFTKPVSDENVTVIDTDFRDIPVRLYLPKRKSERQRPAVIFIHGGAFVLGSYKIAAYDDLNRLTANKLDAVVVGIDYRLAPKYPFPAALEDCVYVIKFFLQEKVLAKYRVDPSRICIMGDSSGGTLAATVTQLLQNDPNFKDRIKAQALMYPGLQLLDTLLPSHQEYQHGPILTREMIIKLVCLYVTEDQALPQAALRNEHMPEESRHLFKFVNWSDFLPEKYKKNHVYTEPVLGKLNVSYPVLVDSRLSPLLVNDSQLQSLPLTYIVTCEHDLLRDDSLIYISRLRNVGVQVTHEHIEKGVHGVLSFTRAPVFLNLGLKLRDKYINWLEENL
- the LOC116895481 gene encoding arylacetamide deacetylase-like 2 isoform X2 gives rise to the protein MGFKALCVGLLCVSFLSYIYTPMPDNIEETWKVMALDAVAKTCNLATLCDNIGLMKYEDVLAILASAHFTKPVSDENVTVIDTDFRDIPVRLYLPKRKSERQRPAVIFIHGGAFVLGSYKIAAYDDLNRLTANKLDAVVVGIDYRLAPKYPFPAALEDCVYVIKFFLQEKVLAKYRVDPSRICIMGDSSGGTLAATVTQLLQNDPNFKDRIKAQALMYPGLQLLDTLLPSHQEYQHGPILTREMIIKLVCLYVTEDQALPQAALRNEHMPEESRHLFKFVNWSDFLPEKYKKNHVYTEPVLGKLNVSYPVLVDSRLSPLLVNDSQLQSLPLTYIVTCEHDLLRDDSLIYISRLRNVGVQVTHEHIEKGVHGVLSFTRAPVFLNLGLKLRDKYINWLEENL